The Desulfovibrio sp. genome includes a region encoding these proteins:
- a CDS encoding HD domain-containing protein: protein MHQALKDAITISKTLLRNGYDAHVINAPLQEHLLENATQPTVDIACEPDLDTLIKLFPKAVPQHDKRALATLEENGFVFCFYPLEVAAAGHPELSLLRITPTMMDRMPHEEQLKLRITGFGSPETTQDAYDGFEDVKGGAIQLAGLPDETLRHNYLLAVRALRFAANFDLPIEPNTWLAIVRASSRVLDYVPATDIMDEWRKVAAESMYRFVRLLFDSHILQGLIPEVASLSCLTQMRNKEGDTENVFEHTLECMKHYPEEDFHYDWLGTMAMLFHDVGKLYTGEYFDGIWTYYQHHRVGAKVTRKILRRLHFAQEDIDLLCHLVRHHMRFHFMMTDRGIRRFKALDDYPRLIAMARADLKARDGILTSFNHNMKYLDRAETPEQMLEPLLNGNEIMSETKLSPGPLVGIIRDALLQAQIAGEVTDVESAVTFVRDYARKSVG, encoded by the coding sequence ATGCATCAAGCGCTCAAAGACGCCATAACCATAAGCAAAACCCTGTTGCGCAACGGCTATGACGCTCATGTTATCAACGCCCCCTTGCAGGAACACCTGCTGGAAAACGCCACGCAGCCCACTGTGGATATTGCCTGCGAGCCGGATCTCGATACGCTTATCAAGCTTTTTCCCAAGGCAGTGCCGCAGCACGACAAGCGCGCTCTGGCCACGCTGGAAGAAAACGGCTTTGTCTTCTGTTTTTATCCCCTGGAAGTGGCTGCTGCAGGGCACCCGGAGCTTTCCCTGCTGCGCATCACGCCGACCATGATGGACAGGATGCCCCATGAGGAGCAGCTCAAGCTGCGCATCACGGGCTTTGGCAGCCCTGAAACCACGCAGGATGCCTACGACGGTTTTGAAGACGTCAAGGGCGGCGCTATCCAGCTTGCGGGCCTTCCGGATGAAACCCTGCGCCACAATTACCTGCTGGCGGTACGCGCCCTACGCTTTGCAGCCAATTTTGACCTGCCCATCGAGCCCAACACATGGCTTGCCATTGTGCGCGCCTCAAGCCGTGTGCTTGATTACGTACCGGCTACGGACATCATGGACGAATGGCGCAAAGTTGCCGCCGAATCCATGTACCGATTTGTGCGCCTGCTCTTTGATTCGCATATCCTTCAGGGGCTTATCCCCGAAGTGGCCTCCCTCTCCTGCCTCACCCAGATGCGCAACAAGGAAGGCGACACGGAAAACGTGTTTGAACACACACTTGAGTGCATGAAGCACTACCCCGAAGAAGATTTCCACTACGACTGGCTTGGCACCATGGCCATGCTGTTCCACGATGTGGGCAAGCTCTACACTGGCGAATATTTCGACGGCATCTGGACGTACTACCAGCACCACCGCGTAGGCGCCAAGGTAACGCGCAAGATTCTGCGCCGCCTGCACTTTGCGCAGGAAGATATCGACCTGCTGTGCCATCTGGTGCGCCATCACATGCGCTTCCACTTCATGATGACCGACAGGGGCATTCGCCGCTTCAAGGCACTGGACGACTACCCCCGGCTTATCGCCATGGCTAGGGCCGACCTCAAGGCCCGTGACGGCATACTCACCTCGTTCAACCACAATATGAAGTATCTGGATCGCGCGGAAACGCCGGAACAGATGCTGGAACCGCTGCTGAACGGCAATGAGATCATGAGCGAAACCAAGCTGTCGCCTGGCCCGCTGGTGGGCATTATTCGTGACGCGCTGTTGCAGGCCCAGATTGCAGGCGAAGTTACGGATGTTGAATCCGCCGTGACCTTTGTGCGTGATTACGCGCGCAAGTCAGTGGGATAA
- the rlmN gene encoding 23S rRNA (adenine(2503)-C(2))-methyltransferase RlmN, which yields MTNLLNLTLPELENWLQTELGERKFRAMQIWQWLWQRMVRDFESMTNISKDCREKLTAKAVIVWPEVVTVEKSHDDTTKFLLRLEDGALVETVLIPSDSREGVRRWTQCVSSQVGCAMACTFCSTGQMGFERNMTMAEILGQILVARAHLGDDRPEWPMLRNIVFMGMGEPLLNMRELMRSLEGLNNAKGLNFSPRRITVSTCGIEKGLRELGDSGLAYLAVSLHAPTQELRAKIMPKAARWPLEEMFEALKSYPLKTREHITFEYLLLGGVNDGQEQARDLARLVGDVRGKLNLIVYNPAEGAPYAAPTEESVLAFEQYLWKRKITAILRKSKGQDIKAACGQLKADRQAQLD from the coding sequence ATGACCAATCTTCTCAACCTGACCCTTCCCGAGCTGGAAAACTGGCTTCAAACAGAACTGGGCGAGCGCAAGTTCCGCGCCATGCAAATTTGGCAATGGCTGTGGCAACGCATGGTTCGCGACTTTGAATCCATGACCAATATTTCAAAAGACTGCCGCGAAAAACTGACTGCCAAGGCTGTCATTGTCTGGCCGGAGGTTGTCACGGTTGAGAAAAGCCATGACGATACTACAAAATTTCTGCTGCGCCTCGAAGATGGTGCGCTGGTTGAAACAGTGCTTATTCCATCGGATTCGCGTGAAGGCGTACGCCGCTGGACGCAGTGCGTGTCGTCCCAAGTGGGCTGCGCCATGGCCTGTACATTTTGTTCTACGGGGCAAATGGGCTTTGAACGCAACATGACCATGGCCGAAATTCTGGGTCAGATCCTTGTGGCGCGTGCGCACCTGGGTGATGACAGGCCGGAATGGCCCATGCTGCGCAATATTGTGTTCATGGGTATGGGCGAGCCATTGCTCAACATGCGCGAACTCATGCGCTCCCTTGAAGGCCTGAATAACGCCAAGGGGCTGAATTTCTCCCCACGCCGCATCACAGTTTCCACATGCGGCATTGAAAAAGGGCTGCGCGAGCTGGGAGATAGCGGCCTTGCTTATCTGGCGGTTTCACTGCATGCGCCAACGCAGGAACTGCGGGCGAAAATCATGCCCAAGGCCGCACGCTGGCCTCTTGAGGAGATGTTTGAAGCGCTCAAGTCCTATCCGCTTAAAACGCGGGAGCACATTACCTTTGAGTATCTGCTGTTGGGCGGGGTCAACGACGGGCAGGAACAGGCCAGGGATCTGGCTCGGCTGGTAGGCGATGTGCGGGGCAAGCTGAACCTTATTGTCTACAACCCCGCAGAAGGCGCGCCCTACGCCGCCCCCACGGAAGAAAGCGTACTGGCCTTTGAGCAGTATCTCTGGAAGCGCAAGATCACGGCCATACTGCGTAAAAGCAAAGGACAGGACATCAAGGCAGCTTGTGGACAGCTTAAGGCGGATCGACAGGCACAATTGGACTGA
- a CDS encoding FeS-binding protein has translation MKNQPSLFSSFFSVLWLASMLTAVWSGLAHLPQAGRYGLIQSSSWSPSVAHYYSSAALLFLGTYAFTVWRLQGRSAYCLTRCGLLRVSLLIGLAISGLALIMHNMPDFSLYDGVYAYVKGLHLVCALALLPLLIYRLCRRWTGGYGWLKPREGADTSCGASRRRPAQR, from the coding sequence ATGAAAAACCAGCCATCGCTTTTTTCCTCATTCTTCAGCGTATTGTGGCTGGCCAGCATGCTCACAGCCGTGTGGAGCGGTCTAGCGCATTTGCCGCAGGCCGGGCGCTATGGGCTGATTCAAAGCTCTAGCTGGTCGCCATCTGTTGCGCATTATTATTCGTCAGCGGCACTGCTGTTCTTGGGAACTTACGCCTTCACAGTCTGGCGTCTTCAGGGGCGCAGCGCTTACTGCCTGACCCGCTGCGGCCTGCTGCGCGTGAGTTTGCTGATAGGGCTGGCCATCAGCGGCTTGGCGCTTATCATGCATAACATGCCAGATTTTTCTCTGTATGATGGTGTGTATGCATACGTTAAAGGGTTGCATCTTGTGTGTGCCCTGGCCTTGCTTCCCCTGCTGATTTACAGGCTCTGCCGCCGCTGGACGGGCGGTTACGGCTGGCTAAAACCACGCGAAGGGGCAGACACGAGCTGCGGCGCCTCAAGGCGGCGTCCGGCTCAACGCTAG